DNA sequence from the bacterium genome:
TTTATATCCTTTCGTTCGATTGCCGCGGCATTAACAGCGCTCCTTCTCGCAATCTGGTTAGGTCCCCGCTTCATTCTCTTTTTACATCGGCGTGGTTTGCGTGACGTCCCGAAAGGGTTTACTGTCGGAGATGCCGAATCGAAAAAAGGTACACCAGTGATGGGTGGTTTGCTTACAGTGATTGTTCTACTCGGCTCGGCACTACTTTGGTGCGATCTATCTAATCACTTTATCCAAGTACTCTTTGTTGCCACCCTCTTTTTTACATGGATGGGAGCTCGTGACGATATCGGCAAAATAAAGCAAGGACGCGGGGAGGGGGGGCTGTCTCAAGTCGCCAAACTGGCGTTGCAAGGTGCGTTCGGTATCGCCCTCGGGTGGTACATCGGTTACTCCGAATTTTCCCCATGGCCCGATGTGTTTCGCACCGAGATTTATCTCCCCTTTGTGAAACCGGCGATCTACGGTGGCATCGACATCGATCTCAAATGGTTCTACATTCCCTTTGTCGTATTAACGATGATGTTTATCTCGAATTCGGTGAACATCGCAGATGGTCTCGACGGGTTAGCGATTGTTCCTTCATTAGTAGCCGCCGGTGTCTTTAGTTTTCTCGCTTATGTGATTGGAACCCGCGACGAAGCCTTTTACTTGTTATTCCGCCACATCATCGGCACCACGGAAATCACGGTGTTTTTAGCTGGATTCGTTGGAGCAGGGATCGGTTTCCTCTGGTTCAATTGTTACCCTGCACAACTTTTTATGGGCGATACCGGTTCCCTCTCATTGGGTGGAATCCTTGCTACTACGGCAATTCTATTGAAGCAGGAGGCAATGTTTCTCTTTGCTGGAGCATTTTTCGTGGTGGAAGGTCTGTCGTCTGTCATTAGTCAGAGAATTGGTCATGAATGGCTGGGACGACGATTAATCTCTCGTGC
Encoded proteins:
- the mraY gene encoding phospho-N-acetylmuramoyl-pentapeptide-transferase; amino-acid sequence: MIYWLATIVSTTIPGLGFFRIAQFISFRSIAAALTALLLAIWLGPRFILFLHRRGLRDVPKGFTVGDAESKKGTPVMGGLLTVIVLLGSALLWCDLSNHFIQVLFVATLFFTWMGARDDIGKIKQGRGEGGLSQVAKLALQGAFGIALGWYIGYSEFSPWPDVFRTEIYLPFVKPAIYGGIDIDLKWFYIPFVVLTMMFISNSVNIADGLDGLAIVPSLVAAGVFSFLAYVIGTRDEAFYLLFRHIIGTTEITVFLAGFVGAGIGFLWFNCYPAQLFMGDTGSLSLGGILATTAILLKQEAMFLFAGAFFVVEGLSSVISQRIGHEWLGRRLISRAPLHHAFQHAGLSEPKVVVRAWILSILAGLLALATLKIR